In the Neofelis nebulosa isolate mNeoNeb1 chromosome 11, mNeoNeb1.pri, whole genome shotgun sequence genome, one interval contains:
- the SMTN gene encoding smoothelin isoform X7: MADEALAGLDEGALRKLLEVTADLAERRRIRSAIRELQRQELQREEEALASKRFRAERQDNKENWLHSQQQEAEQQAALARLAGQLESMNDVEELTALLRGAGEYEERKLIRAAIRRIRAQEIEAATLAGRLCSGRPNSGSREESKGRAAHRLERCEVPEREKQKQQAEVPEPTPTPQGTSRDVTTVTLLVQAPPGGTPSLPASPVSSPTTASPEPPLEPSEARCPAAEAVGSPESPSSPPRATSPEPQELPATPSTERQVVNKLLPGPTEPPAVQGPTKGPSDTKRADLAGPRPCQRSLSMLSPCQPAQNREPTTLASGPSSFQRTGSVRDRVRKFTSDSPMAAGLQEGPPRLVLGPSTPTRLLGPSHISTTPASSSNSSSSRGPSDTSSRLSKEPRGAARPLAQLQSCPREEGPGRRGLAARPLENGAGGPVARSEEPSALLPVPVGTAEPGASMKTTFTIEIKDGRGQASTGRVLLPTGNQRAELTLGLRAPPTLLSTSSGGKSTITHISSPGTLARLGSVTHVTSFSHASPDSRGGCGIKMEPEPAEPPSAEVEVANGAEQTRVDKAPETRSPLNTEELMAIEDESILDKMLDQTTDFEERKLIRAALRELRQKKRDQRDKERERRLQEARARPGEGRGNTATETTTRHSQRAADGSAVSTVTKTERLVHSNDGTRTARTTTVESSFVRRSENGGGRTMVQTKTFSSSSSKKMGSIFDREDEASPRPGSLAALEKRQAEKKKELMKAQSLPKTSASQARKAMIEKLEKEGASGTWTSRTSPQVGVTGWPSVPWCTTSSLRHSTMGSSAHRTGVRTLRWPSHLLRPMRTARSSWTQRTWCGFESLTGSACTRTSRSSTAVWSRRGW, encoded by the exons ATGGCAGATGAGGCCTTAGCTGGGCTGGACGAAGGAGCCCTGCGGAAGCTG TTGGAGGTCACAGCGGATCTGGCAGAGCGGCGGCGCATCCGCTCAGCCATCCGGGAGTTGCAGCGGCAGGAGCTGCAGCGTGAGGAGGAGGCCCTGGCATCCAAGCGCTTCCGTGCTGAGCGGCAGGACAACAAGGAGAACTGGCTACA CTCTCAGCAGCAGGAGGCGGAGCAGCAAGCTGCTCTGGCACGGCTGGCAGGGCAGCTGGAGTCCATGAATGACGTGGAAGAGCTGACTGCACTG CTGCGAGGTGCTGGTGAGTATGAGGAACGCAAGCTGATCCGAGCTGCCATCCGCCGCATAAGGGCCCAGGAGATTGAGG ctGCCACGTTGGCTGGGAGGTTGTGCAGCGGGCGTCCCAACAGTGGCTcaagagaagagagcaaggggCGGGCAGCACACAGGCTGGAACGGTGTGAG GTGCCGGAGCgagagaaacagaagcagcagGCAGAGGTCCCAGAGCCAACCCCAACCCCCCAGGGCACCAGCCGAGATGTGACCACAGTGACACTCCTGGTGCAGGCCCCACCTGGGGGCACACCCAGCTTACCTGCCTCACCCGTCAGTTCACCTACCACTGCTTCTCCTGAGCCTCCACTAGAGCCTTCTGAGGCCCGGTGTCCTGCTGCTGAGGCTGTGGGCAGCCCCGAGTCACCCTCCAGCCCACCCAGGGCCACCAGCCCTGAGCCCCAGGAGCTGCCAGCCACCCCCAGCACTGAGAGGCAGGTGGTCAACAAG CTCCTGCCTGGCCCCACAGAGCCCCCAGCTGTCCAAGGCCCCACCAAAGGTCCCTCCGACACAAAGAGAGCAG ACCTGGCTGGACCCCGTCCCTGCCAACGCTCCCTGTCCATGCTCAGTCCCTGCCAGCCAGCCCAGAACCGAG AGCCCACCACTCTTGCCAGTGGACCTTCCTCATTCCAGCGGACTGGCTCCGTGCGGGATCGTGTGCGCAAGTTCACATCTGATTCTCCTATGGCTGCTGGGCTTCAGGAGGGTCCACCCCGGTTGGTCCTGGGTCCCTCGACCCCCACAAGACTCCTGGGCCCCTCCCACATCAGCACTACTCCTGCCTCCTCTTCCAACAGCTCCTCCTCACGGGGCCCCAGCGACACCTCCTCCCGACTCAGCAAGGAGCCACGTGGAGCAGCCAGGCCCCTGGCCCAGCTTCAGAGCTGCCCCCGGGAGGAGGGCCCTGGGAGGCGGGGCTTGGCTGCCAGGCCCCTTGAAAACGGAGCAGGGGGGCCCGTGGCCCGCTCAGAGGAGCCCAGTGCCCTGCTTCCTGTGCCTGTCGGCACTGCCGAGCCAGGGGCCAGTATGAAGACCACATTCACCATCGAGATCAAGGATGGCCGTGGCCAGGCATCCACAGGCCGAGTGCTGCTGCCCACAGGCAACCAGAGGGCAG aaCTGACACTGGGACTACGGGCGCCTCCCACCCTCCTTAGCACCAGCAGTGGGGGCAAGAGCACCATCACCCATATCAGCAGCCCTGGGACCCTGGCGCGCCTGGGTAGCGTCACTCACGTCACCAGCTTCAGCCATGCCTCCCCTGATAGCCGGGGAGGCTGTGGCATTAAG ATGGAGCCAGAGCCAGCAGAGCCCCCATCTGCAGAAGTGGAAGTGGCTAACGGTGCTGAGCAGACCCGGGTAGACAAAGCACCAGAGACGCGGAGTCCCCTGAACACTGAGGAGCTGATGGCCATCGAGGATGAAAGCATCCTGGACAAGATG CTGGATCAGACTACAGACTTTGAGGAGCGGAAGCTCATCCGGGCTGCGCTACGTGAGCTCCGACAAAAGAAGAGAG ACCAGCGGGACAAGGAACGGGAACGGCGGCTACAAGAGGCACGGGCCCGGCCAGGGGAGGGCCGTGGCAACACAGCTACTGAGACCACCACGAGGCACAGCCAGCGGGCAGCCGatggctcagctgtcagcactgTCACCAAGACTGAGCGGCTCGTCCACTCCA ATGATGGCACACGGACGGCCCGCACCACCACGGTGGAGTCGAGTTTTGTGAGGCGCTCGGAGA ATGGTGGTGGCCGTACTATGGTGCAAACCAAGACTTTCTCCTCTTCATCATCCAAGAAGATGGGCAG TATCTTCGACCGCGAGGATGAGGCCAGCCCACGGCCCGGCAGCCTGGCCGCACTCGAGAAACGccaagcagagaaaaagaaagagctgaTGAAGGCGCAGAGCCTGCCCAAGACCTCGGCCTCCCAGGCGCGCAAGGCCATGATTgagaagctggagaaggaaggCGCCTCTGG CACGTGGACATCCAGAACTTCTCCTCAAGTTGGAGTGACGGGATGGCCTTCTGTGCCCTGGTGCACAACTTCTTCCCTGAGGCATTCGACTATGGGCAGCTCAGCCCACAGAACCGGCGTCAGAACTTTGAGGTGGCCTTCTCATCTGCTGA GACCCATGCGGACTGCCCGCAGCTCCTGGACACAGAGGACATGGTGCGGCTTCGAGAGCCTGACTGGAAGTGCGTGTACACGTACATCCAGGAGTTCTACCGCTGTCTGGTCCAGAAGGGGCTGGTAA
- the SMTN gene encoding smoothelin isoform X6 produces the protein MADEALAGLDEGALRKLLEVTADLAERRRIRSAIRELQRQELQREEEALASKRFRAERQDNKENWLHSQQQEAEQQAALARLAGQLESMNDVEELTALLRGAGEYEERKLIRAAIRRIRAQEIEAATLAGRLCSGRPNSGSREESKGRAAHRLERCEVPEREKQKQQAEVPEPTPTPQGTSRDVTTVTLLVQAPPGGTPSLPASPVSSPTTASPEPPLEPSEARCPAAEAVGSPESPSSPPRATSPEPQELPATPSTERQVVNKLLPGPTEPPAVQGPTKGPSDTKRADLAGPRPCQRSLSMLSPCQPAQNREPTTLASGPSSFQRTGSVRDRVRKFTSDSPMAAGLQEGPPRLVLGPSTPTRLLGPSHISTTPASSSNSSSSRGPSDTSSRLSKEPRGAARPLAQLQSCPREEGPGRRGLAARPLENGAGGPVARSEEPSALLPVPVGTAEPGASMKTTFTIEIKDGRGQASTGRVLLPTGNQRAELTLGLRAPPTLLSTSSGGKSTITHISSPGTLARLGSVTHVTSFSHASPDSRGGCGIKAAEDAGTPVAHPPAFSTRRRSSAGPARSSSLMEPEPAEPPSAEVEVANGAEQTRVDKAPETRSPLNTEELMAIEDESILDKMLDQTTDFEERKLIRAALRELRQKKRDQRDKERERRLQEARARPGEGRGNTATETTTRHSQRAADGSAVSTVTKTERLVHSNDGTRTARTTTVESSFVRRSENGGGRTMVQTKTFSSSSSKKMGSIFDREDEASPRPGSLAALEKRQAEKKKELMKAQSLPKTSASQARKAMIEKLEKEGASGSPGGPRAAVQRSTSFGVPNANSIKQMLLDWCRAKTRGYEHVDIQNFSSSWSDGMAFCALVHNFFPEAFDYGQLSPQNRRQNFEVAFSSAEMLVDCVPLVEVEDMMIMGKKPDPKCVFTYVQSLYNHLRRHELRLRGKNV, from the exons ATGGCAGATGAGGCCTTAGCTGGGCTGGACGAAGGAGCCCTGCGGAAGCTG TTGGAGGTCACAGCGGATCTGGCAGAGCGGCGGCGCATCCGCTCAGCCATCCGGGAGTTGCAGCGGCAGGAGCTGCAGCGTGAGGAGGAGGCCCTGGCATCCAAGCGCTTCCGTGCTGAGCGGCAGGACAACAAGGAGAACTGGCTACA CTCTCAGCAGCAGGAGGCGGAGCAGCAAGCTGCTCTGGCACGGCTGGCAGGGCAGCTGGAGTCCATGAATGACGTGGAAGAGCTGACTGCACTG CTGCGAGGTGCTGGTGAGTATGAGGAACGCAAGCTGATCCGAGCTGCCATCCGCCGCATAAGGGCCCAGGAGATTGAGG ctGCCACGTTGGCTGGGAGGTTGTGCAGCGGGCGTCCCAACAGTGGCTcaagagaagagagcaaggggCGGGCAGCACACAGGCTGGAACGGTGTGAG GTGCCGGAGCgagagaaacagaagcagcagGCAGAGGTCCCAGAGCCAACCCCAACCCCCCAGGGCACCAGCCGAGATGTGACCACAGTGACACTCCTGGTGCAGGCCCCACCTGGGGGCACACCCAGCTTACCTGCCTCACCCGTCAGTTCACCTACCACTGCTTCTCCTGAGCCTCCACTAGAGCCTTCTGAGGCCCGGTGTCCTGCTGCTGAGGCTGTGGGCAGCCCCGAGTCACCCTCCAGCCCACCCAGGGCCACCAGCCCTGAGCCCCAGGAGCTGCCAGCCACCCCCAGCACTGAGAGGCAGGTGGTCAACAAG CTCCTGCCTGGCCCCACAGAGCCCCCAGCTGTCCAAGGCCCCACCAAAGGTCCCTCCGACACAAAGAGAGCAG ACCTGGCTGGACCCCGTCCCTGCCAACGCTCCCTGTCCATGCTCAGTCCCTGCCAGCCAGCCCAGAACCGAG AGCCCACCACTCTTGCCAGTGGACCTTCCTCATTCCAGCGGACTGGCTCCGTGCGGGATCGTGTGCGCAAGTTCACATCTGATTCTCCTATGGCTGCTGGGCTTCAGGAGGGTCCACCCCGGTTGGTCCTGGGTCCCTCGACCCCCACAAGACTCCTGGGCCCCTCCCACATCAGCACTACTCCTGCCTCCTCTTCCAACAGCTCCTCCTCACGGGGCCCCAGCGACACCTCCTCCCGACTCAGCAAGGAGCCACGTGGAGCAGCCAGGCCCCTGGCCCAGCTTCAGAGCTGCCCCCGGGAGGAGGGCCCTGGGAGGCGGGGCTTGGCTGCCAGGCCCCTTGAAAACGGAGCAGGGGGGCCCGTGGCCCGCTCAGAGGAGCCCAGTGCCCTGCTTCCTGTGCCTGTCGGCACTGCCGAGCCAGGGGCCAGTATGAAGACCACATTCACCATCGAGATCAAGGATGGCCGTGGCCAGGCATCCACAGGCCGAGTGCTGCTGCCCACAGGCAACCAGAGGGCAG aaCTGACACTGGGACTACGGGCGCCTCCCACCCTCCTTAGCACCAGCAGTGGGGGCAAGAGCACCATCACCCATATCAGCAGCCCTGGGACCCTGGCGCGCCTGGGTAGCGTCACTCACGTCACCAGCTTCAGCCATGCCTCCCCTGATAGCCGGGGAGGCTGTGGCATTAAG GCGGCTGAGGATGCCGGGACCCCTGTGGCCCACCCGCCTGCCTTCAGCACCCGCCGCCGCTCCTCTGCTGGCCCTGCCCGCAGCAGCAGTCTC ATGGAGCCAGAGCCAGCAGAGCCCCCATCTGCAGAAGTGGAAGTGGCTAACGGTGCTGAGCAGACCCGGGTAGACAAAGCACCAGAGACGCGGAGTCCCCTGAACACTGAGGAGCTGATGGCCATCGAGGATGAAAGCATCCTGGACAAGATG CTGGATCAGACTACAGACTTTGAGGAGCGGAAGCTCATCCGGGCTGCGCTACGTGAGCTCCGACAAAAGAAGAGAG ACCAGCGGGACAAGGAACGGGAACGGCGGCTACAAGAGGCACGGGCCCGGCCAGGGGAGGGCCGTGGCAACACAGCTACTGAGACCACCACGAGGCACAGCCAGCGGGCAGCCGatggctcagctgtcagcactgTCACCAAGACTGAGCGGCTCGTCCACTCCA ATGATGGCACACGGACGGCCCGCACCACCACGGTGGAGTCGAGTTTTGTGAGGCGCTCGGAGA ATGGTGGTGGCCGTACTATGGTGCAAACCAAGACTTTCTCCTCTTCATCATCCAAGAAGATGGGCAG TATCTTCGACCGCGAGGATGAGGCCAGCCCACGGCCCGGCAGCCTGGCCGCACTCGAGAAACGccaagcagagaaaaagaaagagctgaTGAAGGCGCAGAGCCTGCCCAAGACCTCGGCCTCCCAGGCGCGCAAGGCCATGATTgagaagctggagaaggaaggCGCCTCTGG CAGCCCTGGTGGACCCCGCGCAGCCGTGCAGCGTTCCACCAGCTTTGGGGTCCCCAATGCCAACAGCATCAAGCAGATGTTGCTGGACTGGTGCCGAGCAAAGACACGTGGTTATGAG CACGTGGACATCCAGAACTTCTCCTCAAGTTGGAGTGACGGGATGGCCTTCTGTGCCCTGGTGCACAACTTCTTCCCTGAGGCATTCGACTATGGGCAGCTCAGCCCACAGAACCGGCGTCAGAACTTTGAGGTGGCCTTCTCATCTGCTGA GATGCTGGTGGACTGCGTGCCCCTGGTGGAGGTGGAGGACATGATGATCATGGGCAAGAAGCCCGACCCCAAGTGCGTCTTCACCTATGTGCAGTCGCTCTACAACCACCTGAGGCGCCACGAGCTGCGCCTGCGCGGCAAGAATGTCTAG
- the SMTN gene encoding smoothelin isoform X5 — MADEALAGLDEGALRKLLEVTADLAERRRIRSAIRELQRQELQREEEALASKRFRAERQDNKENWLHSQQQEAEQQAALARLAGQLESMNDVEELTALLRGAGEYEERKLIRAAIRRIRAQEIEAATLAGRLCSGRPNSGSREESKGRAAHRLERCEVPEREKQKQQAEVPEPTPTPQGTSRDVTTVTLLVQAPPGGTPSLPASPVSSPTTASPEPPLEPSEARCPAAEAVGSPESPSSPPRATSPEPQELPATPSTERQVVNKLLPGPTEPPAVQGPTKGPSDTKRADLAGPRPCQRSLSMLSPCQPAQNREPTTLASGPSSFQRTGSVRDRVRKFTSDSPMAAGLQEGPPRLVLGPSTPTRLLGPSHISTTPASSSNSSSSRGPSDTSSRLSKEPRGAARPLAQLQSCPREEGPGRRGLAARPLENGAGGPVARSEEPSALLPVPVGTAEPGASMKTTFTIEIKDGRGQASTGRVLLPTGNQRAELTLGLRAPPTLLSTSSGGKSTITHISSPGTLARLGSVTHVTSFSHASPDSRGGCGIKMEPEPAEPPSAEVEVANGAEQTRVDKAPETRSPLNTEELMAIEDESILDKMLDQTTDFEERKLIRAALRELRQKKRDGGGRTMVQTKTFSSSSSKKMGSIFDREDEASPRPGSLAALEKRQAEKKKELMKAQSLPKTSASQARKAMIEKLEKEGASGSPGGPRAAVQRSTSFGVPNANSIKQMLLDWCRAKTRGYEHVDIQNFSSSWSDGMAFCALVHNFFPEAFDYGQLSPQNRRQNFEVAFSSAETHADCPQLLDTEDMVRLREPDWKCVYTYIQEFYRCLVQKGLVKTKKS, encoded by the exons ATGGCAGATGAGGCCTTAGCTGGGCTGGACGAAGGAGCCCTGCGGAAGCTG TTGGAGGTCACAGCGGATCTGGCAGAGCGGCGGCGCATCCGCTCAGCCATCCGGGAGTTGCAGCGGCAGGAGCTGCAGCGTGAGGAGGAGGCCCTGGCATCCAAGCGCTTCCGTGCTGAGCGGCAGGACAACAAGGAGAACTGGCTACA CTCTCAGCAGCAGGAGGCGGAGCAGCAAGCTGCTCTGGCACGGCTGGCAGGGCAGCTGGAGTCCATGAATGACGTGGAAGAGCTGACTGCACTG CTGCGAGGTGCTGGTGAGTATGAGGAACGCAAGCTGATCCGAGCTGCCATCCGCCGCATAAGGGCCCAGGAGATTGAGG ctGCCACGTTGGCTGGGAGGTTGTGCAGCGGGCGTCCCAACAGTGGCTcaagagaagagagcaaggggCGGGCAGCACACAGGCTGGAACGGTGTGAG GTGCCGGAGCgagagaaacagaagcagcagGCAGAGGTCCCAGAGCCAACCCCAACCCCCCAGGGCACCAGCCGAGATGTGACCACAGTGACACTCCTGGTGCAGGCCCCACCTGGGGGCACACCCAGCTTACCTGCCTCACCCGTCAGTTCACCTACCACTGCTTCTCCTGAGCCTCCACTAGAGCCTTCTGAGGCCCGGTGTCCTGCTGCTGAGGCTGTGGGCAGCCCCGAGTCACCCTCCAGCCCACCCAGGGCCACCAGCCCTGAGCCCCAGGAGCTGCCAGCCACCCCCAGCACTGAGAGGCAGGTGGTCAACAAG CTCCTGCCTGGCCCCACAGAGCCCCCAGCTGTCCAAGGCCCCACCAAAGGTCCCTCCGACACAAAGAGAGCAG ACCTGGCTGGACCCCGTCCCTGCCAACGCTCCCTGTCCATGCTCAGTCCCTGCCAGCCAGCCCAGAACCGAG AGCCCACCACTCTTGCCAGTGGACCTTCCTCATTCCAGCGGACTGGCTCCGTGCGGGATCGTGTGCGCAAGTTCACATCTGATTCTCCTATGGCTGCTGGGCTTCAGGAGGGTCCACCCCGGTTGGTCCTGGGTCCCTCGACCCCCACAAGACTCCTGGGCCCCTCCCACATCAGCACTACTCCTGCCTCCTCTTCCAACAGCTCCTCCTCACGGGGCCCCAGCGACACCTCCTCCCGACTCAGCAAGGAGCCACGTGGAGCAGCCAGGCCCCTGGCCCAGCTTCAGAGCTGCCCCCGGGAGGAGGGCCCTGGGAGGCGGGGCTTGGCTGCCAGGCCCCTTGAAAACGGAGCAGGGGGGCCCGTGGCCCGCTCAGAGGAGCCCAGTGCCCTGCTTCCTGTGCCTGTCGGCACTGCCGAGCCAGGGGCCAGTATGAAGACCACATTCACCATCGAGATCAAGGATGGCCGTGGCCAGGCATCCACAGGCCGAGTGCTGCTGCCCACAGGCAACCAGAGGGCAG aaCTGACACTGGGACTACGGGCGCCTCCCACCCTCCTTAGCACCAGCAGTGGGGGCAAGAGCACCATCACCCATATCAGCAGCCCTGGGACCCTGGCGCGCCTGGGTAGCGTCACTCACGTCACCAGCTTCAGCCATGCCTCCCCTGATAGCCGGGGAGGCTGTGGCATTAAG ATGGAGCCAGAGCCAGCAGAGCCCCCATCTGCAGAAGTGGAAGTGGCTAACGGTGCTGAGCAGACCCGGGTAGACAAAGCACCAGAGACGCGGAGTCCCCTGAACACTGAGGAGCTGATGGCCATCGAGGATGAAAGCATCCTGGACAAGATG CTGGATCAGACTACAGACTTTGAGGAGCGGAAGCTCATCCGGGCTGCGCTACGTGAGCTCCGACAAAAGAAGAGAG ATGGTGGTGGCCGTACTATGGTGCAAACCAAGACTTTCTCCTCTTCATCATCCAAGAAGATGGGCAG TATCTTCGACCGCGAGGATGAGGCCAGCCCACGGCCCGGCAGCCTGGCCGCACTCGAGAAACGccaagcagagaaaaagaaagagctgaTGAAGGCGCAGAGCCTGCCCAAGACCTCGGCCTCCCAGGCGCGCAAGGCCATGATTgagaagctggagaaggaaggCGCCTCTGG CAGCCCTGGTGGACCCCGCGCAGCCGTGCAGCGTTCCACCAGCTTTGGGGTCCCCAATGCCAACAGCATCAAGCAGATGTTGCTGGACTGGTGCCGAGCAAAGACACGTGGTTATGAG CACGTGGACATCCAGAACTTCTCCTCAAGTTGGAGTGACGGGATGGCCTTCTGTGCCCTGGTGCACAACTTCTTCCCTGAGGCATTCGACTATGGGCAGCTCAGCCCACAGAACCGGCGTCAGAACTTTGAGGTGGCCTTCTCATCTGCTGA GACCCATGCGGACTGCCCGCAGCTCCTGGACACAGAGGACATGGTGCGGCTTCGAGAGCCTGACTGGAAGTGCGTGTACACGTACATCCAGGAGTTCTACCGCTGTCTGGTCCAGAAGGGGCTGGTAAAAACCAAAAAGTCCTAA